In Monodelphis domestica isolate mMonDom1 chromosome 1, mMonDom1.pri, whole genome shotgun sequence, the sequence TTCAATGTTTTTATCTAAGAcaaggcaatatatatatatatatgtgtacatatatatatatatgtatatgtctttcACAACTATGAATTCTTATTGGATTTTAGTCTCATCCAGTGTACATAGGTGACTCTGCTTGGATAGCAGAATTTCTTTTCTAAAGGCAGTTCTAAGGTGAGGGGgagcttttgtttttccttaattaTCATCAGAGGAGCTAAAATTCTGGCTCCTCCCAATGGGATCTGACCATCTGTACAGTAACAGCAGAGTTGGAcaatttgctttatttctttatttttttacatacaCCCTTCCAGTGTCCCATATACAAAGCCTGAGACTGTAAGGAGACTAAGGTATAAAAATACTATTtacaaaagagggaaggagggcatCTGGTCCCACCACAGCTCCCAGATTCCTCCATCcttggcaccccccccccccttccctttcaGGAAACCTTGACTTTCATCCGTTCCCTGGGAATCACTCTGATTGTAAGGAATGCATCTTCTGTTGGGAGATGCCCCAAACCCTTCAGGACCCTGGAGGGTGGGAAGGGGTATGTATGCTAGGAGTAGctaagggaaatgggaaagggcAAGTTAAGAAACTGGTGGCACCACAGATCCCAACTCTGGGCAGGATGCTTGCTCCCACGCTTTGTCAGTTCAGCCAGCCAGCTGCTGTTTCTGAAGGTCCAATGTAAacaatagcttttaaaaaaaaagaagggaggtggCCTATTGGTCCTCCACTGTCTCTGCCACAGGCAGAACTCCCTGTTACTCCCCACTCCCCACTCCCCACCGGGCCTCACTCCTTCTGTCCCTTCTTCCATAGAGACACCTACTTGAAGGCaggtgggggaagaggggagaagaattACTAATGGCAGGGACTGCCTCTGATCCCTTCCTCCCATTCCTTGCTTCTGCTCTCCTTCTCTATGCGTatcaagggaaagggaggagggtcTAATTAAGAAATGCCTGCCTGGatggggtaagtgatttgcccagtcctGGCCACCCTGAAGTGTAATGGGATTTGATTTTCCTGATAGTGCCTGGTCCTTTTTGCTCAGACCCAAACCTTTCATTGTATCAGAAGATGCCTAATTCCTCTATAGCAAAGAACAAAGCAGAAGATCTGGCATCACAACCCAGCAGCTCTGAACTCTGAGTGATACCAACAAGGTAGAGAAACAGAGGAGATGTCAAGAGTGCtcgaggaggaagggagaagaaggagacTCTGGACTTTGCCTCCTCTTAAGGAAGGGCAAGGACCAGCTTGCCCCTTTACTTTCCAGGTGAAGGGTCAGCCCCCAAGGGGCACCTGTCACACTGGAGGCCATGCAGTTTAACAGTGGACCAGGCAGGCACTTGGCATTTAGGTGTCTGAGTCCTGGAGAAAAGACGGTTTTCAGACCAGTTCATCCAGGAGGGTGCCAATGCTCTGAGTAGCCTCAGGGGGGCCAGAGATGGGTTTATTGCACATGGGACAGACACAACGGACTTCCAGCCACTTCACCAGACACCTGCAAGGAGAGGACACAGGATTCTTTTACTGCTTAGCTTAGGGACTTCTAAGCTCACCCCAACATGCCTCTTTTCTATTATCACCCTCCTCACTACCTGGCCCAGCCTTCCAGCATTGTTCTGCAAAAGACCCAGCAAAATAgcattaattattgttatttatgaacatttcttttgtcttttaaggtttccaaagtactTTCCCCACAAGGGATCTTTGAAGTAAGTAGTTCCTGGATTATACCTATTACCCAGAATGCAAATATTTATTTGACTTGCTGAGGGTTACGTAGTAAgcagcagagctaggatttgaacctacatctttTGACTCAAAGTCACAACACTATGGATGTACCAGAACACTAGCCCTGGTCCTCCTGGTCCCTCCCTGCTGTTAGGGCTGCCTGGCATGGCAGTGTTCCCAGACTAGGCATGGGCCTGCTGGAGGCAGGGCCAAGAGCACTGTAGGAGAAACAGGTTGCTTCATTGTCTTCCATCCTCCGTCTCAGTGGGGTGGAGAGAGGGGAGTGTTTGGGAAGCACCGTGGCTCTCCTGGCTGAATAGGCAGTCCCCCCACCACACACCAGAGGCCCCACGGGGATGactcacttcctgtggaaagCGTGTTGACAAGGGAGCACACCAAGCTCATCTTTCCCCTTGAAGTCTTCCAGGCAGACGGCACAAGTCTGCTGtggacagagaggagaggagaatgtGAGGTGTAAGATTCTACTCCGCCCAAATTAGCAAACTTAGATAGCTTATTCCTCACCCCCTGCCTCCCCACCTTTGACCATCTTCATTTTGCCTTTGCTAGGAACTCCTGGACTTACCCTGGAGAGCCTGGGGACAGAGGCCAGCCAGATAGGCTGGGGAGGCAGCAGTCTCAGGCTTGGGGAAAGTAGCTTAGGACTTATCTGGGAGCTTAGGATCGTAGGTTGAAGAGACCCTGAGCACCATTTAACCTAACCCTCTCAttgtacaggtgaggaaactgaggcccagggagaaaAATATTTGCTCACTGCTAGCACAAAACAGAACATAGCAGGAAGGGAGACTGGGGTAAGGGGAAGTCCTGTCTGTTCAGCCATCTGTCTCCTAACACCTCCCACTCCCTGAAGAACTCTGTGTGTCTATTGTTTATAGACACACACATCATTCATCTTtcttctcccatcacccaccctccgaggggaaaaaatggtcaaaagagaATGTTTTGGCAAACTATGAACTTCTTCAGGGTGACTGAAAGTGGATAAAACAGATGCATTGATTTGGAAACAGTAAATTGGAGTCAattgtatgtgtgtatctgtaAAACTTAGTTCTGGGAATAACTTGGCTTACAGTTTTCTTGGTGTGACAGAAATGGGTTCAGGGACCAGGGGTCCGGGCAGGGGAAGGAGGATGTAGAAAGGGGAGATATCCAAGATAAGGGATCAGATAGGGAGAAGGGTTGGTCTGAGGAAAAGGGTAGTGGAAGGAGCAAGAATTGTCATGTTGGGGatagctaagtagctcagtggatacagagccaggtcaggagatgggaggtcctgggttcagttctggcctcagatattttcaagctgtgtgactctgggcaagccacttaactccagtGCCcagtctttactactcttctgccttggaatcaatactttgtattggttctgagacagaagataagggttctaaaaaaaaaaataagcactgtccttccccttccctgatGCACTCACCCCATATAAATGTAACTTCTTGGCATCACCTTTCAGTACCAcctgaaaggaagagaagaaaaggactgTTAGATCTGCTTTTAAAACTCATCATAACTGTCTCCTTTTCCAGTCGCCTGACATTTTACTTTTCCCTGAGTGCtatccagtgatactggcctccaTGCCGTTCTTTGAGTATGACATTCCATCCTCCAAACCTGGCTTTCTCACTGGCTGCCTCCCCGGCACGGAATATCCTGCCATCCCATTTCTGCCTTCTGGCTGAGAATCAGCTCAGATCTTACCCACTGCAAATGGCCTTTCCCAATTCTGTTCCCCTCTGAGGTTCTCTCCCCTTTACATTCTATGTCTTGTAGGTACACAGTTGTTTGGCTGCTGCCTTTCcgttagaatatgagctctttgagggacTCTGTTTGCCTTTCATTGTATTCCAAGCACTTCACACAGTGCCTGAACCCATAGCAAGGGGCtgcataaatgcttgttgatgatgAAGTCCCAGGGTTCCATGAAGACACTGGTGAGGAAGGTCGTCCTAGGAAAGTAGCTACACACTCCTGGACAGTACAATCCCACTGCCTCTTCCTCTCATCAATATAATGTCTTTGGGTCCTCCTGTCCAAGGAAGGTGAAAATGGTTCAAAGGGAACTTCATCTCCAGTGTAGATTGAAGGTGCCTAAGAGCAAGCCTCTTTCTTGCTGGGTGACAGACTGTGGAGATTGAGTTTTTATATACATACAATTATGGACCAAATTCTGGAAAGACTGTCAGAggcctcttattttattttattttacagatgaagaaactgaggactagggaggtcaagtgacctgcccacagtcacacaagtTGTAAgcatcaaaggcaggatttggatCCTAGTAATTTGCCTCcagagcctttaaaaaaaatcatatttttatatctGCTTAAACCCAATGAGTGGGAAAAACAAAGAGGGTAAAGTTTCTCCCTTTAAGAATTTTGttaagaaaataggtcattggtatCAAgtcctccatccatccctccaccATCTTTTACATGCACTTTGGGTATCAATCTACCAATCCAAAGTGATAGGGGGCAAAGGCTTTGTTTGTAAAAAGTCCAGTATTACCTCTTTATATCCGTACCGTTCACTCTGTG encodes:
- the RNF122 gene encoding RING finger protein 122 isoform X2, with protein sequence MLNGCACGLGLIYNNRSCTMPPISFQDLPLNIYMVIFGTGIFVFVLSLIFCCYFISKLRHQAQSERYGYKEVVLKGDAKKLHLYGTCAVCLEDFKGKDELGVLPCQHAFHRKCLVKWLEVRCVCPMCNKPISGPPEATQSIGTLLDELV
- the RNF122 gene encoding RING finger protein 122 isoform X1 codes for the protein MLNGCACGLGLIYNNRSCTMPPISFQDLPLNIYMVIFGTGIFVFVLSLIFCCYFISKLRHQAQSERYGYKEVVLKGDAKKLHLYGQTCAVCLEDFKGKDELGVLPCQHAFHRKCLVKWLEVRCVCPMCNKPISGPPEATQSIGTLLDELV